In a single window of the Acyrthosiphon pisum isolate AL4f chromosome X, pea_aphid_22Mar2018_4r6ur, whole genome shotgun sequence genome:
- the LOC103309274 gene encoding putative nuclease HARBI1, with amino-acid sequence MPTIDGCIECTHIKIQNTGGPDSEAVRNRNVYFSLNVQVVYGPSMEFFDIVVRWPGSYHDSFIFSGSYANQYFADSTHNVILLEDGGYACKPYLFTPLRNPITPAEQKYNKSHIRTRNIIERAFGLWKRKFPCLRRGLANAHNTMVNIILSCALLYNLSRQFNQNNTDSDDPKDHLEEEEPHEIINEIDNNVLGPIARRAFIIRHFMTKHYINQVTFINCLHTI; translated from the exons atgCCTACGATAGATGGATGTATCGAGTGTACACACATTAAAATCCAAAATACTGGAGGTCCGGATTCAGAAGCTGTTAGAAACAGAAATGTTTACTTTTCTTTAAATGTTCAG GTGGTTTATGGGCCATCAATGGAATTTTTCGATATAGTTGTTAGATGGCCTGGTAGTTACCATGACAGCTTCATATTTAGCGGTAGTTATGCGAATCAATATTTTGCTGACTCTACACATAACGTGATATTACTTGAAGATGGTG GTTATGCATGTAAACCTTACTTGTTTACACCTCTAAGAAATCCCATAACACCAGCagagcaaaaatataataagtcacATATTAGAACGAGAAATATCATTGAAAGAGCATTTGGTCTTTGGAAAAGAAAATTTCCATGCCTTAGAAGAGGTCTTGCTAATGCACATAATACAATGGTCAATATTATTCTTTCTTGCGCATTGCTTTATAATTTGTCTCGGcagtttaatcaaaataatacagaCAGTGACGACCCAAAAGATCACCTAGAAGAGGAAGAACCACATGAAATTATTAACGAAATTGACAATAATGTATTAGGACCCATAGCAAGACGAGCATTCATTATAAgacatttta TGACCAAACACTACATAAATCAAGTTACATTTATCAACTGTCTGCACACAATTTAA